One window from the genome of Elusimicrobiota bacterium encodes:
- the radA gene encoding DNA repair protein RadA, whose amino-acid sequence MKQKTEFVCQECGYESTKWLGKCPDCGKWNSFVEEHKVPQSKFRTHLINFSSAVKKINEISEVELLKNRYKTQINEFDNLLGGGLVDGQMILVGGEPGIGKSTLLLQIAGCLSSPARHPAISPYCCLYVSGEESLEQLKIRAQRLKINSGSLFLVSETRLAEIVTKLHDVKPKFLFVDSIQTIYRDDIESAAGSVSQVRETTAELLSISKSIPVTTFICGHVTKEGALAGPRLLEHIVDTVLYFSSEQHHNYRILRCFKNRFGATSEIGIFEMSASGLNEVKNPSEIFISEKPKNVSGSVTTCIIEGARPILLEVQALVSSTPLPVPRRQFSGIDYNRAVIIIAVLEKRLGLRLANQDIFINIVGGIKTKEPACDLAVACAIVSATGNFVVPSKIGIIGELGLTGEIRAVNHISQRLNEFSKLGFEKCLVPKTNVKSISDKLKIKIVPLETVYDAMTAIKG is encoded by the coding sequence ATGAAACAAAAAACAGAGTTTGTCTGTCAGGAATGCGGATATGAATCCACAAAATGGCTCGGGAAATGTCCTGATTGCGGGAAGTGGAATTCGTTTGTAGAAGAGCATAAAGTACCGCAATCAAAATTTAGAACTCATCTTATAAACTTTTCATCTGCGGTAAAAAAAATTAACGAGATTTCTGAAGTTGAACTGCTAAAAAATAGATACAAAACACAAATTAACGAATTTGATAATCTTTTAGGTGGCGGGCTTGTTGATGGGCAGATGATTCTGGTCGGTGGTGAACCTGGTATCGGAAAATCAACTTTGCTTCTGCAGATTGCAGGTTGTCTTTCCTCGCCAGCTCGCCATCCCGCCATCTCGCCGTATTGTTGTCTCTATGTTTCTGGTGAGGAATCGCTTGAGCAATTAAAAATCCGTGCACAACGATTAAAAATCAATAGCGGTTCGCTTTTTCTTGTATCAGAAACACGACTGGCTGAAATCGTTACAAAACTACACGATGTAAAACCAAAGTTCCTTTTTGTTGATTCAATTCAGACGATTTACAGAGATGATATTGAATCTGCCGCCGGCAGTGTTTCACAGGTAAGAGAAACAACTGCGGAACTTTTGTCAATCAGTAAATCAATCCCGGTTACAACATTTATCTGCGGGCATGTTACAAAAGAGGGCGCACTTGCAGGACCACGGCTTTTAGAACATATCGTAGATACGGTGCTGTATTTCAGTTCTGAGCAACATCATAACTACCGGATATTAAGATGTTTCAAGAACAGGTTCGGTGCTACATCTGAAATCGGTATCTTTGAAATGAGTGCGAGCGGTCTTAATGAAGTAAAAAATCCGTCTGAAATTTTTATCAGCGAGAAACCCAAAAATGTATCCGGAAGTGTTACAACCTGTATTATTGAAGGTGCCCGACCGATACTATTAGAAGTTCAGGCGCTTGTTTCGTCAACACCACTGCCAGTTCCAAGAAGACAGTTTTCTGGTATTGATTACAACAGAGCAGTAATCATAATTGCGGTTTTAGAAAAGCGACTCGGACTCCGACTTGCCAATCAGGATATATTCATAAATATCGTTGGTGGAATAAAAACAAAAGAGCCTGCCTGCGATTTGGCAGTCGCATGTGCAATTGTGTCTGCAACTGGTAATTTTGTTGTTCCATCTAAAATAGGAATCATTGGCGAACTCGGGCTTACAGGCGAGATAAGAGCGGTAAATCATATTTCGCAACGGCTGAATGAATTTTCAAAACTTGGATTTGAAAAATGTCTTGTGCCAAAAACTAATGTAAAAAGTATAAGTGATAAATTAAAAATAAAAATCGTTCCGCTTGAAACGGTTTATGACGCGATGACAGCAATCAAAGGTTAA
- the ispD gene encoding 2-C-methyl-D-erythritol 4-phosphate cytidylyltransferase: MIISAVIVAAGKGKRFGSKKQFEYLGKKKVVELTVSKFVKIPEIKNIVLVLPKEDIKRNFGIPGKVKIVPGGKTRQHSVFNGLLSLSPNTDIVLIHDGVRPFVSEKIIRNSITIAKKYGACIAAVPSKDTVKIAKNGFIISTLKRQNIFLAQTPQTFKYSIIMRAYKKAFKEKFFSTDDSALVERLGEKVKVVLGNYSNIKITTKNDLKTYEHKNSRI, translated from the coding sequence ATGATAATATCAGCAGTAATAGTTGCAGCCGGGAAAGGTAAAAGATTCGGTTCAAAAAAACAGTTTGAATATCTCGGTAAAAAAAAGGTTGTTGAACTAACCGTCTCAAAATTTGTTAAAATCCCCGAAATAAAAAATATAGTTTTGGTTCTACCAAAAGAAGATATTAAACGAAATTTTGGAATTCCCGGAAAAGTTAAAATTGTTCCCGGTGGCAAAACCCGCCAGCACTCCGTCTTTAATGGTCTTTTATCTTTAAGCCCCAACACTGATATAGTTTTAATTCACGATGGAGTTAGACCGTTTGTATCCGAAAAAATAATAAGAAACAGTATTACAATAGCAAAAAAGTACGGTGCTTGCATTGCAGCTGTTCCTTCCAAGGATACGGTAAAGATTGCCAAAAACGGATTTATAATTTCAACTCTGAAAAGACAAAACATTTTTCTTGCCCAGACACCACAAACATTTAAGTATTCTATAATAATGAGAGCATATAAAAAAGCATTCAAAGAAAAATTTTTTTCAACTGATGATTCCGCACTTGTAGAAAGATTAGGTGAAAAAGTTAAAGTTGTCTTAGGTAATTATAGTAATATCAAAATCACCACAAAAAACGACTTAAAAACCTATGAACATAAGAACTCAAGAATATAA
- the ispF gene encoding 2-C-methyl-D-erythritol 2,4-cyclodiphosphate synthase → MNIRTQEYKNAFLKVGFGYDIHKLVNGRPLYLGGVKIPFSKGLLAHSDGDVLLHAICDSLLGAAGLGDIGRHFPNTDKKYKNISSLILLKKTMNLLKKSGYKIINIDTMLVAKKPKISPYIYKMKKTISKIISTKNISIKATTNEGIGEIGKGTAICSYSVCLLGTQKIIKFT, encoded by the coding sequence ATGAACATAAGAACTCAAGAATATAAGAACGCCTTTCTAAAGGTGGGCTTCGGTTACGATATTCATAAACTTGTGAATGGGAGACCGCTTTATTTAGGAGGTGTAAAGATTCCTTTTTCAAAAGGACTACTTGCTCATTCTGACGGTGATGTGCTTTTGCATGCAATCTGTGATTCGCTTTTGGGTGCCGCCGGGCTTGGCGATATAGGACGACATTTTCCAAATACAGATAAAAAATATAAAAATATTTCAAGTTTAATTTTGCTTAAAAAAACAATGAATTTATTAAAAAAATCCGGCTACAAAATAATTAACATTGATACAATGCTCGTCGCAAAAAAGCCGAAAATCTCACCGTATATTTACAAAATGAAAAAAACGATTTCAAAAATTATCAGCACAAAAAATATTTCCATTAAGGCAACCACCAACGAAGGAATTGGTGAAATTGGCAAAGGCACCGCAATCTGCTCCTATTCAGTCTGTCTACTTGGTACTCAGAAAATTATAAAATTTACTTGA
- a CDS encoding PorV/PorQ family protein produces MKTKHECNPNFNRIKPNIRLYLLTLFGVVIRVLFFTATLYCTSIDKNAGTCGFQFLKINNSARAFAMGEAFCAISGDINSVWLNPAGLAPVDTPAASFSHNSWLSKIQLQAVSYIHPIRQGDSTFGASILYLHMDKFTGYDIDAYGEPVKIPEFTCYDLEGILTYSKKLTANIFTGLNLKLIQEKLETQNSFAVATDLGVVYKIDHWLKNSAIGTAIQNLGKATEFIDKAERLPLNFNLGCSYNLIAQSPNRLITALDINKPIDNNLYFNFGAEYNFMKIIAIRTGYNTKNNFGPGISAGIGFKTKNLVIDYAFIPYGKVGNSHRVSLTLTFGKGVARKKVPEEKKLSLQEARQQIKLEDCINEGIKLFHSGDYQSAIVKFKEANTLNPDETKAKSQIEEINKKLIALNDDATLCYNNNQFVEAISKWEELLSKCPHYPKILEAIKSAKLKIDAQEKEKRAEYLKQLLRKGSEYYNQGNIDKAVFEWRKVLSLEPENKEAVELTKKVKDTLFDTATQHLNNGELQKGLETYERIIKIDPTDKTALQLFNNTKTEFEEKIKKRAEKAAEEYNNGNYDTAIKEWEGLLKTGTYSEEVKNNLTKAKLYKGIMYYRAEKLTDAVNCWAEILKLDPQNEKAQVYLARAKKKLESIEVLKKEE; encoded by the coding sequence ATGAAAACAAAACACGAATGTAACCCGAATTTTAACCGAATTAAACCGAATATTCGGTTATATTTGCTGACTTTATTCGGTGTAGTTATTCGGGTTCTTTTTTTTACAGCAACACTCTACTGCACATCTATTGACAAAAATGCTGGGACCTGCGGGTTCCAATTTCTTAAAATCAATAATAGTGCAAGAGCGTTTGCTATGGGAGAAGCGTTTTGTGCTATTAGTGGTGATATAAATTCCGTCTGGCTGAATCCTGCAGGGTTGGCGCCCGTCGATACACCTGCAGCAAGTTTCTCGCATAACAGCTGGTTGTCTAAAATTCAATTGCAGGCGGTATCTTATATTCATCCTATCCGCCAGGGGGATAGCACCTTCGGTGCAAGTATACTTTATCTACATATGGATAAATTTACAGGCTATGATATTGATGCGTATGGAGAGCCTGTAAAAATACCGGAGTTTACATGTTATGATTTAGAAGGTATTTTGACTTATTCTAAAAAACTAACAGCAAATATTTTTACTGGCTTAAATCTTAAACTTATACAAGAAAAACTAGAGACACAAAACTCATTCGCTGTTGCTACAGATTTAGGTGTAGTTTATAAAATAGACCACTGGCTAAAAAACAGTGCGATTGGAACAGCTATCCAAAATTTAGGTAAGGCAACTGAATTTATTGATAAGGCCGAGAGACTACCATTAAATTTTAACCTTGGTTGTTCTTATAACCTAATCGCCCAATCGCCTAATCGCCTAATTACTGCCTTAGATATAAACAAGCCGATTGATAACAACCTGTATTTTAATTTCGGTGCTGAATATAATTTTATGAAAATTATAGCTATAAGAACCGGATATAATACAAAAAATAATTTTGGTCCCGGGATATCCGCAGGGATAGGCTTCAAAACTAAAAATTTGGTTATTGATTATGCATTTATACCCTATGGTAAAGTTGGTAATAGTCACAGGGTTTCTTTAACATTAACATTTGGTAAAGGCGTAGCACGGAAAAAAGTACCGGAAGAGAAAAAATTATCTCTCCAGGAAGCAAGACAGCAGATAAAATTAGAGGATTGTATAAATGAAGGTATAAAACTGTTCCATTCAGGAGATTATCAATCCGCAATAGTTAAGTTTAAAGAAGCTAATACGCTAAATCCTGACGAAACTAAAGCAAAATCGCAAATAGAAGAAATAAATAAAAAGTTAATCGCATTGAATGACGATGCGACATTATGCTATAATAACAACCAGTTTGTTGAAGCAATCTCAAAATGGGAAGAGCTCCTTTCCAAGTGTCCACATTATCCTAAAATACTTGAAGCTATAAAATCTGCAAAACTAAAAATAGATGCACAGGAGAAGGAAAAGCGAGCAGAATACCTGAAACAACTGCTCCGGAAAGGGAGTGAGTATTATAATCAAGGCAATATTGATAAAGCTGTCTTTGAATGGCGTAAGGTGTTAAGCTTAGAGCCTGAAAATAAAGAAGCGGTAGAGCTGACTAAAAAGGTAAAGGATACGCTTTTTGATACTGCAACACAACACCTTAATAATGGTGAATTACAAAAAGGATTAGAGACATACGAAAGAATAATTAAAATAGACCCGACAGATAAAACTGCGTTGCAGTTATTCAACAACACAAAAACAGAATTTGAAGAGAAAATAAAAAAGCGTGCTGAGAAAGCTGCTGAAGAATATAATAATGGGAATTATGATACTGCAATAAAAGAGTGGGAAGGATTGCTTAAAACAGGCACTTATAGTGAAGAAGTAAAAAATAATCTTACGAAAGCGAAATTATACAAAGGGATAATGTATTACAGGGCTGAGAAATTAACTGATGCAGTCAACTGCTGGGCAGAAATACTGAAACTTGACCCCCAAAATGAAAAAGCACAGGTATATTTAGCGCGTGCTAAGAAAAAACTTGAAAGCATAGAAGTGCTCAAAAAAGAAGAATAA